The following are from one region of the Flavimobilis soli genome:
- a CDS encoding succinic semialdehyde dehydrogenase — translation MSNENTVPGGADSSSLVDVDEPTSTLILEPRDVAHLVARVVASPEGGTRLVHSPQTGAPIASVPRSTLEDVSTAVGRAREAQHEWAQRSATERARVLLALHDIVLAEQSTVLDLIQLENGKARASAFEEVADVAQVCRHYGVQGPRYLRPRRVTGMLPVLTTATVHRRPVGVVGVISPWNYPLTLALADALPALLAGNAVVLRPDEQASLTALWAADALARAGLPEGVLQVVTGGRDIGEALIDQVDHLVFTGSTATGRKVAQQAAGRLIGMTLELGGKNPLYVAADAHIESAVAGAVRACFSNTGQLCMSIERLLVHEAVADEFLDRFVDAVRELRVGPGLDYTHDMGSLTNEAQLERVSTHVDDAIARGARVLVGGVHRTDLGPLFYEPTVLSDVPADALCATEETFGPVVAVQRVRDDAEALRIMNVTEYGLNASVWTSSLRRGRELAAQVRAGSVGINDGYAAAWGSVGAPMGGFGQSGVGRRHGRESIEQMTEAQTVVGQRLVSHGASLDELFALPAGRGQEVLTAGLRALRSLRMP, via the coding sequence GACGAGCCGACCTCGACGCTGATCCTCGAGCCGCGCGACGTCGCGCACCTCGTGGCACGCGTCGTCGCGTCGCCCGAGGGCGGGACGCGCCTCGTGCACTCGCCGCAGACGGGCGCTCCGATCGCGAGCGTCCCGCGCTCGACCCTCGAGGACGTCTCGACCGCGGTCGGCCGCGCCCGGGAGGCGCAGCACGAGTGGGCGCAGCGCAGCGCGACCGAGCGCGCCCGAGTGCTGCTCGCCCTCCACGACATCGTCCTCGCGGAGCAGTCGACGGTGCTCGACCTCATCCAGCTCGAGAACGGCAAGGCGCGCGCGAGCGCGTTCGAGGAGGTCGCCGACGTCGCGCAGGTCTGCCGGCACTACGGCGTCCAGGGGCCGCGCTACCTGCGTCCCCGCCGGGTCACCGGCATGCTGCCCGTCCTGACGACCGCGACCGTGCACCGCCGCCCGGTCGGCGTCGTCGGCGTGATCTCGCCCTGGAACTACCCGCTCACGCTCGCACTCGCCGACGCGCTGCCCGCGCTGCTCGCAGGCAACGCCGTCGTGCTGCGGCCCGACGAGCAGGCGTCGCTCACGGCCCTGTGGGCCGCGGACGCGCTCGCGCGAGCCGGCCTTCCCGAGGGCGTCCTGCAGGTCGTCACGGGTGGCCGTGACATCGGCGAGGCGCTCATCGACCAGGTCGACCACCTCGTGTTCACCGGCTCGACCGCGACGGGCCGCAAGGTCGCTCAGCAGGCCGCCGGCCGCCTGATCGGGATGACCCTCGAGCTCGGCGGCAAGAATCCTCTCTACGTCGCGGCGGACGCCCACATCGAGTCGGCCGTCGCGGGCGCCGTGCGCGCGTGCTTCTCCAACACCGGCCAGCTCTGCATGTCGATCGAGCGGCTCCTCGTCCACGAGGCCGTCGCCGACGAGTTCCTCGACCGCTTCGTCGACGCGGTGCGCGAGCTGCGCGTCGGTCCGGGCCTCGACTACACGCACGACATGGGCTCGCTCACCAACGAGGCCCAGCTCGAGCGCGTCTCCACGCATGTCGACGACGCGATCGCGCGAGGAGCTCGCGTCCTCGTCGGCGGCGTGCACCGCACGGACCTCGGCCCGCTCTTCTACGAGCCCACCGTCCTCTCGGACGTCCCCGCCGACGCGCTGTGCGCGACCGAGGAGACGTTCGGCCCCGTCGTCGCCGTGCAGCGCGTCCGCGACGACGCCGAGGCGCTACGGATCATGAACGTGACCGAGTACGGCCTCAACGCGTCCGTCTGGACGTCGAGCCTGCGTCGGGGCCGCGAGCTCGCCGCGCAGGTCCGGGCGGGATCCGTCGGTATCAACGACGGCTATGCGGCTGCCTGGGGGTCCGTCGGCGCACCGATGGGTGGCTTCGGCCAGTCCGGCGTCGGTCGCAGGCACGGTCGCGAGAGCATCGAGCAGATGACCGAGGCGCAGACCGTCGTCGGGCAGCGGCTCGTGAGCCACGGTGCCTCGCTCGACGAGCTGTTCGCGCTCCCCGCCGGGAGGGGCCAGGAGGTCCTCACGGCAGGGCTGCGCGCGCTGAGGTCGCTCCGCATGCCTTGA